Genomic window (Streptosporangium brasiliense):
GGTAGATCAGGCCGTCGGCAAGCAGTCCCCATAACGCCTCCCACGCCTCGTGTGATCGGCAGCCGGTGGCTGCCTGGATGGACTGGGGCAGGCAGGCTCCGTGGAAGCGGGTGTCCGTGTGCGGGGTGGCTATCAGTCTGAGGACCTGGCTGCGGATCTGCATCCCGACAGGGTAGCCAGCCGATTGCCGTCCGTACCGGCGTGAAACGGGCGATGGCCGCCTCCTGCCAGGGGAGGCGGCCATCGCCGTCGTTCAGCGCAGGCGCTCAGCCGGGCAGCACCTCGCTGAGCAGCTTCTCGATGCGAGAGCGGATCTCATCCCGGATGGGGCGGACGGCTTCGATGCCTTGGCCTGCGGGGTCGTCGAGTTTCCAGTCCTCGTAGCGCTTGCCGGGGAAGATGGGGCAGGCGTCGCCGCAGCCCATGGTGATGACCACGTCGCTGGCCTGGACGGCCTCGGTGGTGAGGATCTTGGGCTGGGCGGTGGTGATGTCGATGCCAATCTCGCGCATGGCCTCGACGGCGACGGGGT
Coding sequences:
- a CDS encoding arsenate reductase ArsC → MPDKPSVLFVCVHNAGRSQMAAGWLTHLAGDRIEVRSAGSAPADQINPVAVEAMREIGIDITTAQPKILTTEAVQASDVVITMGCGDACPIFPGKRYEDWKLDDPAGQGIEAVRPIRDEIRSRIEKLLSEVLPG